The following coding sequences are from one Hymenobacter sp. DG25A window:
- a CDS encoding O-antigen ligase family protein, whose amino-acid sequence MNRLTLPAAWRRHLPADAQTGLYAAFVGLLLVCGSIALLADVPGWWLVPFVVPAAVALLHDWRWAYYLLLFSLAFSHEIHLPNGLSTDIPSEPLMLLVTGCCLAALISGAIRLPRRLLAHPLVLLVILAWLWAATSMLVSVDTLKSVKYLLAKTWYLIPFGLVTWLVVQRPAHVWRVVGCYTLGVALSTLYSVVRHAGSGFTFDTIHDAVQPFYRNHVIYAATLALLIPYAWYAARAAHTRWGRRLWLGAFWLFMFGVFTSYTRASILAVVLSVGFYYIIRWRLTRLVLIGSALATLLAVVYFVQQNKYLLYAPDYEKTVFYGDNFEKHLEATYKLEDVSGMERLYRWVAAARMFHDKPITGTGPSTFYPEYKHYTVKSFRTYVSDNPERSTTHNYFLLLLAEQGLPGLLLFVLLLSTALLLIERLYHQSAAPALRNIVLAAGLSFYIIVFHLLLNELVEVDKIGSFFFIALVILIRVQEWVSQPAASLLEEEAAARI is encoded by the coding sequence ATGAACCGCCTGACGCTGCCGGCTGCGTGGCGGCGCCACCTTCCTGCTGATGCTCAGACGGGGCTGTACGCGGCCTTTGTAGGGTTGTTGCTGGTGTGCGGCAGCATAGCACTGCTGGCCGATGTGCCGGGCTGGTGGCTGGTGCCCTTTGTGGTGCCCGCCGCGGTGGCCCTGCTGCACGATTGGCGCTGGGCCTATTACCTGCTGCTATTCTCGCTGGCCTTTTCTCACGAAATCCACCTCCCCAACGGGCTCAGCACTGATATTCCCTCAGAGCCGCTGATGCTGCTGGTGACCGGCTGCTGCCTGGCCGCCCTCATCAGCGGGGCCATCCGTCTGCCCCGGCGGTTGCTGGCGCACCCGCTGGTGCTGCTGGTAATTCTGGCCTGGCTGTGGGCTGCCACTTCCATGCTGGTTTCCGTGGATACCCTGAAATCAGTGAAGTACCTACTGGCCAAAACCTGGTACCTCATTCCTTTTGGGCTGGTTACGTGGTTGGTAGTGCAACGCCCCGCCCATGTGTGGCGGGTAGTGGGCTGCTATACCTTGGGCGTGGCTCTCTCCACCCTCTACAGCGTGGTGCGGCACGCCGGCAGCGGCTTTACTTTCGATACCATTCATGACGCCGTGCAGCCGTTTTACCGGAACCACGTTATCTACGCCGCCACGCTGGCGCTGCTGATTCCGTATGCCTGGTACGCGGCCCGGGCGGCCCACACACGCTGGGGCCGTCGGCTGTGGCTGGGGGCTTTTTGGCTGTTTATGTTTGGGGTATTCACCTCCTACACCCGGGCTTCTATTCTGGCGGTGGTCCTCTCGGTAGGCTTTTACTACATCATTCGCTGGCGGCTTACGCGCCTGGTGCTCATCGGCTCGGCCCTGGCCACCTTACTGGCAGTGGTCTACTTTGTGCAGCAGAACAAGTACCTGCTCTACGCCCCCGATTATGAGAAAACGGTGTTCTACGGTGACAACTTCGAGAAGCACTTGGAGGCCACTTACAAGCTGGAAGATGTATCGGGCATGGAGCGGCTGTACCGCTGGGTAGCGGCCGCGCGCATGTTTCATGATAAGCCCATTACCGGCACCGGCCCCAGCACCTTTTACCCGGAGTACAAGCACTATACCGTCAAGAGCTTCCGCACCTACGTCAGCGACAACCCCGAGCGCTCTACCACGCACAATTACTTCCTGCTGCTGCTGGCCGAGCAGGGCTTACCCGGGCTGTTGCTTTTTGTTTTGCTGTTAAGCACTGCGCTGTTGCTTATTGAGCGGCTTTACCACCAGAGCGCGGCCCCGGCCCTGCGCAACATTGTGCTGGCGGCGGGCCTTTCTTTCTACATTATTGTGTTCCACCTGCTCTTGAATGAGCTGGTGGAAGTGGATAAAATCGGCTCCTTCTTCTTTATAGCCCTGGTTATCCTCATTCGGGTGCAGGAGTGGGTTTCACAGCCGGCGGCCAGTCTTCTGGAGGAAGAGGCTGCCGCGCGCATCTGA
- a CDS encoding asparaginase, whose product MNQLLDINIAAPAAPEASLLLIYTGGTIGMAYNRRGEMVPMEFSSMLRLMPELHQFNVRLTVHSLAHPIDSSNIAPSDWLTLVGLIEQSYEAYDGFVILHGTDTMAYSASAMSFLLENLTKPVIFTGAQLPVGKVRTDARKNLLTALEFAAARDPHTGRARVPEVCIFFHNVLLRGNRAKKVESGHFNAFKSENYPPLARAGIDLEYNEGAIRTIVPPGPTLFHRQFDDRVSILKMFPGINERVVRASLEVPDLRGCVLETYGSGNAPTAPWFTQALRDAIDRGLHIMNVSQCDEGRVQQGRYETSAHLRDLGVIGGDDITTEAAITKMMYVLGHPLTPAETAAGLTRDLRGEISLG is encoded by the coding sequence TTGAACCAATTACTGGATATTAACATTGCCGCCCCGGCCGCGCCCGAGGCTTCTTTGCTGCTGATTTACACGGGCGGCACCATTGGCATGGCCTACAACCGCCGCGGCGAGATGGTGCCCATGGAGTTCAGCAGTATGCTGCGGCTGATGCCGGAGCTGCACCAGTTTAATGTGCGCCTCACAGTACACAGCCTGGCCCACCCCATCGACTCCTCCAACATTGCGCCTTCCGACTGGCTCACGCTGGTAGGGCTTATTGAGCAGAGCTACGAGGCCTACGATGGATTTGTGATTCTGCACGGCACCGATACCATGGCGTATTCGGCCTCTGCCATGAGTTTCCTGCTCGAAAACCTCACCAAGCCTGTCATCTTCACCGGGGCCCAGCTGCCCGTGGGTAAGGTCCGCACCGATGCCCGCAAAAACCTGCTGACCGCCCTGGAATTTGCGGCCGCCCGCGACCCGCATACCGGAAGGGCACGGGTGCCGGAGGTGTGTATCTTCTTTCACAATGTGCTGCTGCGCGGCAACCGCGCCAAGAAGGTGGAAAGCGGCCACTTTAACGCCTTCAAAAGCGAGAACTACCCGCCGCTGGCCCGCGCCGGTATTGATCTGGAATATAACGAAGGCGCCATTCGTACCATCGTGCCGCCCGGGCCCACGCTGTTCCACCGCCAGTTTGATGACCGGGTGAGCATTCTGAAGATGTTTCCCGGTATTAACGAGCGGGTGGTGCGCGCCTCCTTGGAAGTGCCCGATCTGCGCGGCTGCGTGCTGGAAACCTACGGCTCCGGCAACGCCCCCACCGCCCCCTGGTTTACCCAGGCCCTGCGCGATGCCATCGACCGGGGCCTGCACATCATGAACGTGAGCCAGTGCGACGAAGGCCGCGTGCAGCAGGGCCGCTACGAAACCAGCGCCCACCTCCGCGACCTGGGCGTCATCGGCGGCGACGACATTACCACCGAAGCGGCCATTACCAAGATGATGTACGTGCTGGGCCACCCCCTGACGCCCGCCGAAACCGCCGCCGGCCTCACCCGCGACTTACGCGGCGAAATCTCGCTCGGCTAG
- a CDS encoding TatD family hydrolase — translation MHLTDSHAHVYSEQFKTDRDDMLHRALEAGVSTIVMPNIDHTSIDMMLETEARFPQLCFAMMGLHPCSVNKDFERELYLVEEWLGKRPFAAVGECGIDLYWDKTTLGWQQEALRVQIQLAKKHKLPLVLHTRDAFQETAELVEAAQDGTLQGVFHCFSGSRAEAERVIKMGFKLGIGGVATFKNGGLDKVLPGLELEHLLLETDCPYLAPVPHRGKRNEPAYLPLVARRVADLLGRDVEEVAEATTRNAQALFSL, via the coding sequence ATGCACCTTACCGATTCGCACGCCCACGTTTATTCCGAGCAGTTTAAAACCGACCGTGACGATATGCTGCATCGCGCCCTGGAGGCCGGCGTAAGCACCATCGTGATGCCCAACATCGACCACACCAGCATTGATATGATGCTGGAAACCGAAGCCCGCTTTCCGCAGCTGTGCTTTGCCATGATGGGCCTGCATCCCTGCTCCGTTAATAAAGACTTTGAGCGGGAATTGTACCTGGTGGAGGAATGGTTGGGCAAGCGGCCGTTTGCGGCGGTAGGGGAGTGCGGCATTGATTTGTACTGGGACAAAACTACTCTGGGCTGGCAGCAGGAAGCCCTGCGGGTGCAGATTCAGTTGGCCAAAAAGCACAAGCTCCCCCTTGTGCTGCACACGCGTGACGCCTTTCAGGAAACCGCCGAGCTGGTGGAAGCCGCCCAGGATGGGACGCTCCAGGGCGTGTTTCACTGCTTTTCCGGCTCCCGCGCCGAGGCCGAGCGGGTCATCAAGATGGGCTTTAAGCTGGGCATCGGGGGCGTGGCTACGTTCAAAAACGGAGGCCTGGATAAGGTGCTGCCGGGCCTGGAGCTAGAGCACCTGCTGCTGGAAACCGACTGCCCGTATCTGGCGCCCGTGCCGCACCGCGGTAAGCGCAACGAGCCCGCCTACCTTCCGCTGGTGGCCCGCCGCGTGGCTGACCTGCTGGGCCGGGATGTGGAAGAGGTAGCCGAAGCCACCACCCGCAACGCACAGGCCTTGTTCAGCCTGTAG
- a CDS encoding S8 family peptidase — MNNRLIASRLVPTMCLGLLFTFGCSKEDLAPDNIPATNQRSSSAAQATDDGSLAVRRGNHYLIISATNKLPAGLSEQTKAANGEVTGTMEEVGIASATSSDPAFATKAARISGVRSVIHDFSYQGFNLDQERVVELTADADNTNPISSGDNDRFFPLQWGHTAIQAPEAWNAGARGKDVLVAVLDGGFDLKHPDLAGNIYSSKSFVPGEEAQFVPKPGKTFSHGTHTAGTIAAVDNATGIIGVAPEAKVLLVKVLRDAGSGSFSWMMQGIYYAVEQHADVINMSLGAAVPHHDKYRDDNSTPDDPSDDTWVNDTREIQELLVAISRVTTYATQHGITVIASAGNDANNGNQDKDLAHIPSGMPTVISVSATGPIGWAKNTSTDLDRVASYTNYGTAEVTFAAPGGDFMFPTNEVAMGFRGVNQYVWALDMVMSLTYNGYTWSAGTSMASPHVAGVAALIIGKHGSPMAPAQVLSVLRASADDLGKPGRDPYYGYGRVNALRAVTAVQ, encoded by the coding sequence ATGAATAACAGATTGATTGCCTCTCGCTTAGTCCCTACCATGTGCCTGGGGCTGCTATTTACTTTTGGCTGCAGCAAGGAAGACCTGGCCCCTGATAATATACCGGCAACCAATCAGCGCTCCAGCAGCGCCGCACAGGCCACCGATGATGGCTCATTGGCCGTACGCCGGGGCAACCATTACCTTATCATTTCAGCTACTAATAAACTTCCAGCGGGGCTCTCCGAGCAAACCAAGGCTGCCAACGGCGAGGTGACCGGCACTATGGAAGAGGTGGGCATTGCTTCGGCTACCTCCTCTGACCCCGCATTTGCTACTAAGGCCGCCCGCATCAGCGGCGTGCGCTCCGTTATTCACGACTTCAGCTACCAGGGCTTTAACCTGGACCAAGAGCGGGTAGTAGAGCTTACCGCTGATGCTGATAATACCAACCCCATCAGTTCCGGCGACAACGACCGGTTTTTCCCGTTGCAGTGGGGCCACACGGCTATTCAGGCACCCGAAGCCTGGAATGCCGGCGCCCGCGGCAAGGACGTGCTGGTGGCCGTGCTCGATGGCGGCTTCGACCTGAAACACCCTGATTTGGCAGGCAACATCTACAGCAGCAAATCCTTTGTTCCCGGTGAGGAGGCCCAGTTTGTCCCGAAACCCGGCAAGACGTTCAGCCACGGCACACACACGGCCGGCACTATTGCGGCGGTGGATAACGCCACTGGAATAATTGGCGTGGCCCCCGAGGCTAAAGTTCTGCTGGTAAAAGTACTACGTGATGCCGGTAGCGGCTCTTTTTCCTGGATGATGCAGGGCATTTATTATGCCGTAGAACAGCATGCTGATGTGATTAACATGAGCCTGGGCGCGGCGGTACCACACCATGACAAGTACCGCGACGACAACAGCACCCCCGACGACCCTTCCGATGACACCTGGGTAAATGACACCCGGGAAATACAGGAACTCCTCGTGGCCATCAGCCGCGTTACTACCTATGCCACGCAGCATGGGATTACAGTTATTGCCTCGGCTGGCAACGATGCCAACAACGGTAACCAGGACAAAGACCTCGCCCATATCCCCTCTGGCATGCCCACCGTTATTTCGGTATCGGCCACCGGCCCCATAGGATGGGCCAAAAACACCAGCACCGACCTCGACCGGGTGGCGTCTTATACCAACTACGGCACTGCCGAAGTTACCTTTGCTGCGCCCGGCGGCGACTTTATGTTTCCCACCAATGAAGTAGCCATGGGTTTCCGCGGGGTTAATCAGTATGTATGGGCGCTGGACATGGTGATGAGTCTGACCTACAACGGATACACTTGGTCGGCGGGCACCAGCATGGCAAGCCCGCACGTAGCCGGTGTGGCTGCCCTCATCATCGGCAAACATGGCAGCCCCATGGCCCCCGCTCAGGTCCTCTCCGTGCTGCGCGCCTCCGCCGACGACCTCGGCAAGCCCGGCCGCGACCCTTACTATGGCTACGGTCGTGTAAATGCGCTTCGTGCTGTAACGGCAGTACAGTAA
- a CDS encoding fasciclin domain-containing protein yields the protein MKKTLFSLAFAALFGAATTNVSAQAMMSPKSAAGNTVSVGGQAMYPNKNIVANAVNSADHTTLVAAVKAAGLVETLQGKGPFTVFAPTNAAFNALPAGTVETLVKPENKATLTKILTYHVVAGNLTADKIMAAIKAGKGTATLKTVSGGTLKAMMNGPKNVVLVDEKGGTSTISTYDVLQSNGVIHVIDKVLMP from the coding sequence ATGAAAAAGACCCTATTCTCGCTGGCTTTCGCAGCCCTGTTTGGCGCGGCTACTACCAACGTTTCGGCCCAGGCTATGATGAGCCCAAAATCGGCAGCCGGCAACACGGTATCCGTAGGCGGCCAGGCCATGTACCCGAATAAGAACATTGTGGCCAACGCGGTAAACTCCGCCGACCACACCACGCTGGTAGCCGCCGTGAAAGCCGCCGGCCTGGTAGAGACGCTGCAGGGCAAAGGCCCCTTCACCGTTTTCGCTCCTACCAACGCTGCCTTCAACGCCCTGCCCGCTGGCACCGTGGAAACCCTGGTGAAGCCCGAGAACAAAGCCACGCTCACCAAAATCCTGACCTACCACGTGGTAGCCGGCAACCTGACGGCCGATAAGATTATGGCTGCTATTAAAGCCGGTAAAGGCACTGCCACCCTCAAAACCGTAAGCGGCGGCACGCTGAAGGCCATGATGAACGGCCCGAAAAACGTGGTGCTGGTAGATGAGAAAGGCGGTACGTCCACCATCTCTACCTACGATGTGCTGCAAAGCAACGGCGTGATTCACGTGATTGACAAAGTGCTGATGCCCTAA
- a CDS encoding glycosyltransferase, whose product MVAALTLYLAVWFLILSASTLLFALRRSPAPLPLPASLPRINILIAARNEEAAIGRCLHHIRQLHYPPELIEILVGDDASSDRTRALAERAMQNYAGTFRCVPITDTMGTALGKANVLAHLARLATTEYFFITDADIAVPASWLTGLLAHTQPGVGTVTGLTLVEGPRLFDQLQGLDWLLSLGLVQVVSDFGRPVTAMGNNMLITRTAYEATGGYERLPFSVTEDYELFQAVLRQGFSFRNVFRPEVLAISLPMPSVSGLLHQRRRWLCGVEGLPWWLQAGLLVYSGFYPVLLMLAMVVGPVPALLVLGAKMLLQGVLVALCFRRVGRRAPLRLLPLFEFYTLGLTVGLVLFRLLPIRFEWKGRRYK is encoded by the coding sequence ATGGTCGCGGCACTCACGCTGTATCTGGCAGTCTGGTTTCTGATACTGAGTGCGTCCACGCTGTTGTTTGCGCTGCGCCGCAGCCCGGCCCCGCTGCCGCTGCCCGCTTCGCTGCCGCGCATAAATATCCTCATTGCCGCCCGTAATGAAGAAGCCGCCATTGGCCGCTGTCTGCATCATATTCGCCAGCTTCACTACCCCCCGGAGCTGATAGAAATACTGGTGGGGGATGATGCCTCTTCCGACCGCACCCGCGCCCTGGCCGAGCGGGCCATGCAGAACTATGCCGGCACCTTTCGCTGCGTGCCTATCACGGATACCATGGGCACGGCCCTGGGCAAGGCCAACGTGCTGGCTCATCTGGCCCGCCTTGCCACCACGGAGTATTTCTTTATAACCGACGCCGATATTGCCGTGCCCGCTTCTTGGCTGACCGGCCTTCTGGCGCACACGCAGCCTGGGGTAGGCACCGTTACCGGCCTCACACTGGTAGAAGGCCCGCGCCTCTTTGATCAATTGCAGGGGCTGGATTGGCTGCTGTCCCTGGGGCTGGTGCAGGTGGTTTCCGATTTTGGCCGCCCGGTTACGGCCATGGGCAACAACATGCTGATAACCCGCACTGCCTACGAGGCCACCGGCGGCTACGAGCGGCTCCCCTTTTCGGTGACGGAAGATTATGAGCTGTTCCAAGCCGTGCTGCGGCAGGGTTTCAGCTTCCGGAACGTATTTCGGCCCGAAGTGCTGGCCATTTCCTTACCCATGCCGTCCGTAAGCGGGCTGCTACACCAGCGCCGCCGCTGGCTGTGTGGGGTAGAGGGGCTGCCGTGGTGGCTGCAGGCCGGCTTGCTGGTGTATTCCGGCTTTTATCCGGTCCTGCTGATGCTGGCCATGGTGGTTGGGCCCGTGCCCGCTCTGCTTGTTTTAGGCGCGAAAATGCTGTTGCAAGGAGTATTAGTGGCGCTCTGCTTTCGCCGGGTTGGTAGGCGTGCTCCTTTGCGGCTGCTTCCGCTGTTCGAATTCTACACGCTCGGGCTTACCGTTGGTTTGGTGCTGTTTCGGCTGCTGCCTATTCGGTTTGAGTGGAAAGGCCGGCGGTATAAGTAG
- a CDS encoding universal stress protein, producing the protein MKNFLVPTNFTPEAHHAFEVALQLAQRVGGRVVLLHKPDLPGGSGFVSSGSGSKGDGMDDVFAIRLLQNVKFKMHELMREALRRFNNIELDEVISTESLTTAILDTIRSHDIDLVVMGTQPPTKSRPWWVGSNTEKVVQLAPCPVLTVKHAQPNFDVQHLVVASDFSDEADRMVPQLRELQELFPDAKLHLLDVVAPGRSHEAPLQRIHSFASRHELDNYEPDVIDAPRVREGIPRFAEQAHADLVVMLTHGHTGLSHLWHANTAENVATHTNVPVLTLRT; encoded by the coding sequence ATGAAAAACTTCCTCGTCCCCACCAATTTCACCCCCGAAGCGCACCATGCTTTTGAGGTAGCGCTGCAACTGGCACAGCGGGTAGGCGGCCGCGTGGTGCTGCTTCATAAGCCGGACTTGCCCGGCGGATCGGGGTTTGTGTCCAGCGGCAGTGGCAGCAAGGGCGACGGCATGGATGATGTATTTGCCATCCGGCTGCTGCAGAATGTGAAGTTCAAAATGCACGAGCTGATGCGCGAAGCCCTGCGCCGCTTCAATAATATTGAACTGGATGAAGTCATCAGTACCGAAAGTCTGACCACGGCCATTCTGGACACCATCCGCTCCCACGACATTGACCTGGTGGTCATGGGCACCCAACCGCCCACCAAGTCCCGTCCCTGGTGGGTGGGCTCCAATACCGAAAAAGTAGTGCAGCTGGCTCCCTGCCCGGTGCTCACCGTAAAACACGCCCAGCCTAACTTCGACGTGCAGCACCTGGTAGTAGCCTCTGATTTCTCGGATGAGGCTGACCGCATGGTACCGCAGCTGCGGGAGCTGCAGGAGTTGTTCCCGGACGCCAAGCTGCACCTGCTGGATGTGGTAGCCCCCGGACGCAGCCACGAAGCCCCGCTGCAGCGCATTCACTCCTTTGCCAGCCGCCACGAGCTGGACAATTATGAGCCCGATGTAATTGATGCGCCCCGGGTGCGCGAAGGCATCCCCCGCTTTGCTGAGCAGGCCCACGCCGATTTAGTGGTGATGCTCACGCACGGGCACACCGGTCTGAGCCACCTTTGGCATGCCAACACCGCTGAAAACGTGGCCACCCACACCAATGTACCCGTTTTAACGCTGCGCACTTAA
- a CDS encoding glycosyltransferase family 4 protein, translated as MHIAVNTRFLLPGDKLEGIGRFTFETLQRLVRQHPEHTFHFLFDREFDKRYLFGPNVVPHVLSPPARHPFLYVLWFEVAVAAWLLRFRPAVFLSPDGYTTLNTSVPRVTVIHDLAFEHFPQDIGTLQRWYYHFFVPRFARASARVVAVSEATRQDLIQTYQIPADRIRVVYNAADDHFQPQPPQVQQDTRDRFSAGKPYFLFVGALQPRKNLVNLLRAFDLFKARTGSPAKLLIVGRTAWQAGPIFEVYRELQHRRDVHLTGRVTDVELVQLYAAALAAAYVPYFEGFGIPIIEAQACGCPVITSNCSSLPEVAGGAAQLVDPFSVESIAEGLVLVHGSATRRQELVCLGHENTKRFSWDQSAARLWQVLLEVAEK; from the coding sequence GTGCACATTGCCGTCAACACCCGTTTCCTGCTGCCCGGCGACAAGCTGGAAGGCATCGGGCGTTTCACATTTGAAACGCTGCAGCGGCTGGTACGGCAGCATCCCGAGCACACCTTTCATTTTCTGTTTGATCGGGAGTTTGATAAGCGCTACCTCTTCGGGCCCAACGTAGTGCCGCACGTGCTGTCCCCGCCGGCCCGGCATCCGTTTCTGTATGTGCTGTGGTTTGAAGTGGCCGTGGCCGCGTGGCTGCTGCGCTTTCGGCCGGCCGTATTCCTCAGCCCCGATGGCTACACCACGCTGAATACCAGCGTGCCCCGCGTTACGGTGATTCACGACCTGGCTTTTGAGCACTTTCCGCAGGATATAGGCACCCTGCAGCGCTGGTACTACCACTTCTTTGTTCCGCGCTTTGCCCGCGCCTCTGCCCGGGTGGTAGCCGTGTCTGAAGCTACCCGCCAGGACCTCATCCAAACCTACCAAATCCCCGCCGACCGGATCCGGGTAGTCTACAACGCCGCCGACGACCATTTTCAGCCCCAGCCACCCCAGGTGCAGCAGGATACCCGGGACCGGTTCAGTGCGGGCAAGCCGTATTTTCTGTTTGTGGGGGCCCTGCAGCCGCGCAAAAATCTGGTGAATCTGCTGCGCGCTTTTGATCTGTTTAAGGCGCGTACCGGCTCGCCGGCCAAGCTGCTCATCGTGGGCCGCACGGCCTGGCAGGCGGGGCCCATTTTTGAGGTATACCGCGAGCTGCAGCACCGCCGCGACGTGCACCTCACCGGCCGCGTAACCGACGTAGAGTTGGTGCAGCTCTACGCGGCCGCGCTGGCCGCTGCCTACGTGCCATATTTCGAAGGCTTTGGCATTCCCATCATCGAGGCGCAGGCCTGTGGCTGCCCCGTCATCACTTCCAACTGCAGCTCCCTGCCCGAAGTAGCCGGCGGCGCCGCCCAGCTGGTAGACCCGTTCTCGGTGGAGTCTATTGCCGAGGGGCTGGTGTTGGTGCACGGCTCCGCCACCCGCCGTCAGGAGCTGGTGTGCCTGGGGCACGAAAACACGAAACGTTTTTCCTGGGACCAGAGCGCAGCCAGACTCTGGCAGGTGTTGCTGGAAGTAGCAGAGAAGTAA
- a CDS encoding polysaccharide deacetylase family protein has product MRLHRMPAPMRRLLPEALWDMPVGGEKVLYLTFDDGPIPEETPFVLEQLALFNAQATFFCVGENLERHPDIARQVLDAGHRLANHTYHHLSGWTSSRANYLADITRCQQALDAVLPAPETRPLLRPPYGRITIPLARHLHATHQLVMWDVLTCDYDATYDSEECLLTSISLTKPGSIVVFHDSLKASRNLRYVLPRYLAHFAALEYQFAAL; this is encoded by the coding sequence ATGCGTTTGCACCGAATGCCGGCCCCTATGCGCCGCCTGTTGCCGGAAGCGCTCTGGGATATGCCGGTAGGCGGGGAGAAGGTCCTGTATCTAACGTTCGACGACGGCCCCATTCCTGAAGAAACGCCTTTCGTGCTGGAGCAACTGGCCCTTTTCAACGCCCAGGCCACCTTCTTTTGCGTGGGCGAAAACCTGGAGCGCCACCCCGATATTGCCCGCCAGGTGCTGGACGCCGGGCATCGTCTGGCCAACCATACCTATCACCACCTCAGCGGCTGGACATCCTCCCGCGCCAACTACCTGGCCGATATCACCCGGTGCCAGCAGGCCTTGGATGCCGTGCTGCCCGCCCCCGAAACCCGGCCCTTGCTGCGCCCGCCCTACGGCCGCATCACCATTCCGCTGGCCCGCCACCTGCATGCTACCCACCAACTGGTGATGTGGGATGTCCTCACCTGCGACTACGACGCCACCTACGATTCCGAGGAGTGCCTGCTCACCTCCATCAGTCTGACCAAGCCCGGCTCCATCGTCGTGTTTCACGACAGCCTGAAAGCCAGCCGCAACCTGCGCTATGTGCTGCCGCGCTACCTGGCCCACTTTGCGGCGTTGGAGTACCAGTTTGCCGCTTTATAA
- a CDS encoding oligosaccharide flippase family protein, with amino-acid sequence MRHVSRAGKIAQESSKAEKYALFGANRIFAVHSAASSIKKFFENISFVVLLNLLVKPGWVVVENLVQDRLGHAAFGTFTALYALTLIFASVSDLGMTQHATKRVAADATFLPEYFPTILPLKGWLSLAFLGLIVATGFVLGYRGHTLTLLALTGAGLLLMQYTQFLRGTLQASQRFNTDALLSVLEKVLLLALVLLLLPAGLTLDSYIGARTVATLLTFLVLYVLVSRLFGWQRYRLRWQHARTVLRQSLPFALITLLYGLNERIDMVMLERLASPQEAGYYAGAYRWVDAVMMYLWTVLPLFFAKFAHASARPSEQRELLWFGQRIITVPLLFVCAFVLFRGEVLFWQFTHSTPAEIAHMAFCLKILFVNVLVHAFFAIYSTLLTSTNQERAVSALVAGSIVLNVGLNLLLLPRFGATAAALNTLWCALFVSIGYVALVRGRARVAIPWSLLGRLGLAFGLLAAVWYGLQMWLHQWLLESLGAGLAFGLILLLLRIVKVEELRAVLRR; translated from the coding sequence GTGCGGCACGTCAGCCGCGCCGGAAAAATAGCACAAGAATCATCGAAGGCCGAAAAATACGCATTGTTCGGTGCCAATCGTATTTTTGCCGTCCACTCAGCGGCAAGTAGCATCAAAAAGTTTTTCGAAAATATCAGCTTCGTCGTGCTGCTCAACCTGCTGGTAAAGCCTGGCTGGGTAGTGGTGGAAAACCTGGTGCAGGACCGGCTGGGCCACGCGGCCTTCGGTACGTTTACCGCCTTGTACGCCCTTACGCTCATCTTTGCATCGGTTTCTGACTTAGGCATGACGCAGCACGCCACCAAGCGCGTGGCTGCCGATGCCACGTTTCTGCCGGAGTATTTCCCCACCATTCTGCCTCTGAAAGGCTGGCTTTCCCTGGCCTTTCTGGGCCTGATTGTGGCCACCGGTTTTGTGCTGGGCTACCGCGGGCACACGCTCACGCTGCTGGCGCTAACCGGCGCCGGGCTGCTACTCATGCAATACACGCAGTTTTTGCGCGGCACGTTGCAGGCCAGCCAGCGCTTTAATACCGATGCCCTGCTTTCTGTGCTGGAAAAAGTGCTGCTGCTGGCGCTGGTGCTTTTGCTGCTGCCGGCGGGCCTTACGCTGGATAGCTACATTGGGGCCCGCACGGTGGCCACGCTGCTCACTTTTCTGGTGCTGTATGTATTGGTGTCAAGGCTGTTTGGGTGGCAGCGCTACCGCCTGCGCTGGCAGCATGCCCGCACCGTGCTCAGGCAAAGCCTGCCCTTCGCCCTCATCACGCTCCTGTATGGCCTGAACGAGCGGATTGATATGGTAATGCTGGAGCGCCTGGCCTCTCCGCAGGAGGCCGGCTACTATGCCGGCGCCTACCGCTGGGTAGATGCCGTGATGATGTACCTCTGGACGGTGCTGCCCCTGTTCTTTGCCAAATTTGCCCACGCCAGTGCCCGCCCCTCGGAGCAGCGCGAGCTGCTATGGTTTGGGCAGCGCATTATAACTGTGCCGCTGCTGTTTGTGTGTGCGTTTGTGCTGTTTCGGGGCGAGGTGCTGTTCTGGCAGTTCACGCACAGTACCCCGGCCGAAATTGCACACATGGCTTTCTGCCTGAAAATTCTGTTTGTGAATGTGCTGGTGCACGCCTTTTTCGCAATCTATAGCACGCTGCTCACCAGCACCAATCAGGAGCGTGCCGTGAGTGCACTGGTAGCCGGCAGCATTGTGCTGAACGTGGGCCTGAACCTGCTGCTGCTGCCCCGTTTCGGGGCCACGGCCGCCGCACTGAATACGCTGTGGTGCGCTTTGTTTGTGTCTATTGGCTACGTGGCGCTGGTACGGGGCCGGGCGCGGGTAGCTATTCCGTGGTCGTTGCTGGGCCGCCTGGGGCTGGCCTTTGGCCTGTTGGCCGCGGTGTGGTATGGCCTGCAGATGTGGCTGCACCAGTGGCTGTTAGAGTCCCTTGGTGCGGGGCTGGCGTTCGGTTTGATTCTGCTGCTACTGCGCATTGTGAAAGTGGAGGAGTTGCGGGCGGTATTGCGTCGCTAA